A part of Streptomyces sp. NBC_01497 genomic DNA contains:
- the dhaM gene encoding dihydroxyacetone kinase phosphoryl donor subunit DhaM: MSAADAGSPAPLVGIVLVSHSAAVASAVAELAKGLAGGGSTAPVAAAGGTPDGGLGTSADLISAAAAQVDSGAGVALLVDLGSAVLTVKTLLADGDELPENSRLVDAPFVEGALAAVVTASAGADLDAVVAAATEAYDYRKE; this comes from the coding sequence GTGAGCGCGGCGGACGCCGGGAGCCCGGCGCCCCTCGTGGGGATCGTGCTCGTCTCGCACAGCGCCGCTGTCGCGTCCGCCGTCGCCGAACTGGCGAAGGGCCTCGCGGGCGGCGGCAGCACGGCGCCGGTCGCGGCGGCGGGCGGGACCCCGGACGGTGGCCTCGGTACCAGCGCCGACCTGATCAGCGCCGCCGCGGCGCAGGTGGACAGCGGTGCGGGGGTGGCCCTGCTGGTGGACCTGGGCAGCGCGGTCCTGACGGTGAAGACGCTGCTGGCGGACGGCGACGAGCTGCCGGAGAACTCACGGCTGGTGGACGCGCCGTTCGTGGAGGGCGCGCTCGCCGCGGTGGTGACCGCGTCGGCGGGCGCCGATCTCGACGCGGTGGTGGCGGCGGCGACCGAGGCGTACGACTACCGCAAGGAGTAG
- a CDS encoding alpha/beta fold hydrolase, giving the protein MTTSATSPLATGTHTVEIDGVVQRYHVHGTGPVCVAHSGGPGIDWEYLRMPVLEQHLTIVYPEPIGTGTSGHLPSHPHGYTRTRYSRFLEALIEHLGVSTVHLLGHSHGGFVAQYHALHHPEQVAGIVLYESAPLTGPEHGAEAMRQVELFAAQHADHPELPAVLAAFQAIATISDDAQMTAVARGLIPAYFADYWGREGEFAPLRSSLRATHISGLDETLSPQVIDDRGDLGSLTVPALVLVGRHDVICGVRWAEELHRLIPGSELLILEKSGHFGHIEEPEAFAQAVTRFVTSGARGTA; this is encoded by the coding sequence ATGACCACCTCGGCAACCAGCCCCCTGGCCACCGGAACGCACACCGTCGAAATCGACGGAGTCGTCCAGCGCTACCACGTCCACGGCACGGGACCGGTGTGCGTCGCTCATTCCGGCGGACCGGGCATCGACTGGGAGTACCTGCGCATGCCCGTGCTGGAACAGCACCTCACCATCGTCTACCCGGAGCCGATCGGCACCGGCACCTCCGGCCACCTGCCCTCCCACCCCCACGGCTACACCCGGACCCGCTACAGCCGGTTCCTGGAAGCGCTGATCGAGCACCTCGGCGTCTCCACGGTGCACCTTCTGGGTCACTCGCACGGCGGCTTCGTCGCCCAGTACCACGCCCTGCACCACCCCGAACAGGTCGCCGGGATCGTCCTTTACGAGAGCGCGCCGCTGACCGGGCCCGAGCACGGCGCCGAAGCGATGCGCCAGGTCGAGCTGTTCGCCGCACAGCACGCCGACCATCCGGAGCTCCCGGCGGTCCTGGCTGCCTTCCAAGCCATCGCCACCATCTCCGACGACGCACAGATGACAGCCGTCGCCAGAGGCTTGATCCCCGCGTACTTCGCCGACTACTGGGGCCGGGAGGGGGAGTTCGCTCCCCTGCGCTCCTCGCTGCGGGCCACCCACATCTCCGGGCTCGACGAGACCCTGTCCCCGCAGGTGATCGACGACCGTGGGGACCTCGGGTCCCTCACCGTGCCGGCCCTCGTTCTCGTCGGCCGCCACGACGTCATCTGCGGGGTGCGGTGGGCCGAGGAACTGCACCGGCTCATCCCCGGTTCGGAGTTGCTGATCCTGGAGAAGAGCGGACACTTCGGCCACATCGAGGAGCCGGAAGCCTTTGCGCAGGCGGTGACGCGTTTCGTGACAAGTGGAGCGCGCGGCACGGCATGA
- the dhaL gene encoding dihydroxyacetone kinase subunit DhaL, with product MAEQQSGPGLDAAFFIRWLTACAAAVEREAAHLTDLDAAIGDADHGSNLQRGFRAVAEVLAKEAPATPGAVLTLAGRQLISTVGGASGPLYGTLLRRMGKGLGDAAEVDRRQLADALGQAVAAVAQLGGAKAGDKTMLDALEPAALALARSYTGAAQAAEQGAESTTPLQARKGRASYLGPRSIGHQDPGATSAALLVATLAETVGPGASTEGGQ from the coding sequence GTGGCAGAGCAACAGTCCGGGCCGGGCCTCGACGCGGCCTTCTTCATCAGGTGGCTCACCGCGTGTGCGGCGGCCGTGGAACGCGAGGCCGCGCACCTGACGGATCTCGACGCGGCGATCGGTGACGCCGACCACGGCAGCAACCTCCAGCGCGGTTTCCGCGCGGTCGCGGAGGTTCTGGCGAAGGAGGCACCCGCCACGCCGGGGGCCGTGCTGACCCTCGCGGGGCGGCAGCTGATCTCGACGGTCGGCGGGGCGTCCGGACCCCTGTACGGCACGCTGCTGCGGCGTATGGGCAAGGGCCTGGGCGACGCGGCGGAGGTCGACAGGCGGCAGCTGGCCGACGCGCTCGGGCAGGCCGTCGCGGCGGTGGCGCAGCTGGGCGGCGCGAAGGCGGGCGACAAGACGATGCTGGACGCGCTGGAGCCGGCGGCCCTGGCCCTGGCCCGCTCATACACGGGGGCCGCGCAGGCGGCCGAGCAGGGCGCGGAGTCGACGACGCCCCTCCAGGCGCGTAAGGGCAGGGCCAGCTACCTCGGCCCGCGCAGCATCGGTCATCAGGATCCGGGGGCCACCTCGGCCGCGCTGCTGGTCGCGACCCTCGCCGAGACGGTCGGGCCGGGCGCCTCGACGGAGGGCGGACAGTGA
- a CDS encoding RNA polymerase sigma factor, producing the protein MAAADDVDEEDDGEPVLEASGERPGQPPVLLDAVSQGWVDALASRGVRYEEACSRLHAELLRIAFKELHRRRGRHRISGPELDDLAHQSANDALLAITRKAGGFRGESRFTTWAYKFVVFEVSTKIGRHFWRTAGMPLETEDWERLPDRLGMDPETQSQARELADALHRAVDEVLTVHQRRVFVAVVLHAVPLEALVKEWGTNRNAVYKTMFDARRKLRSRLEAQGYLDTGAGGRA; encoded by the coding sequence ATGGCTGCCGCAGACGACGTCGACGAGGAGGATGACGGCGAGCCCGTCCTCGAAGCCTCAGGTGAGCGGCCCGGACAGCCCCCGGTCCTCCTCGATGCCGTGTCCCAGGGGTGGGTGGACGCCCTGGCGTCCCGGGGAGTGCGCTACGAGGAGGCGTGCTCCCGGTTGCACGCCGAGCTGTTGCGTATCGCGTTCAAGGAACTGCACCGGCGGCGGGGGCGGCACCGGATCTCGGGTCCCGAACTGGACGATCTCGCCCATCAGTCGGCGAACGACGCGCTCCTCGCCATCACCAGGAAGGCCGGCGGCTTCCGGGGTGAGAGCCGCTTCACCACCTGGGCCTACAAGTTCGTCGTCTTCGAGGTCTCCACCAAGATCGGCCGGCACTTCTGGCGGACCGCGGGGATGCCTCTGGAGACGGAGGACTGGGAGCGGCTGCCGGACCGGCTCGGCATGGATCCGGAGACTCAGTCGCAGGCCAGGGAACTGGCCGACGCACTGCACAGGGCCGTGGACGAGGTGCTCACCGTCCACCAGCGCCGCGTCTTCGTCGCCGTGGTCCTCCACGCGGTCCCCCTCGAAGCGCTCGTCAAGGAATGGGGGACGAACCGCAACGCCGTCTACAAGACGATGTTCGACGCGCGGCGCAAGCTGCGATCCCGTCTTGAGGCGCAGGGCTATCTCGACACCGGTGCCGGAGGGCGGGCATGA
- the dhaK gene encoding dihydroxyacetone kinase subunit DhaK, whose product MKMLINVPETVVADALRGMAAAHPSLSVDVENRVVVRRDAPVAGKVGLVSGGGSGHEPLHGGFVGPGMLSAACPGEVFTSPVPDQMVRAATAVDSGSGVLFIVKNYTGDVLNFDMAAELAEDEGVQVGKVLVNDDVAVTDSLFTAGRRGTGATLFVEKIAGAAAEEGLPLERVEAIGRQVNEASRSFGVALTAVSTPAKGSPTFDLPEGELELGIGIHGEPGRERRAMMTSREIADFAVGAVLDDLQPRRPVIALVNGMGATPLLELYGFNAEVQRVLGERGISVARTLVGNYVTSLDMAGCSVSLCEVDEDLLRLWDAPVETPALRWGR is encoded by the coding sequence GTGAAGATGCTCATCAACGTGCCGGAGACCGTGGTCGCGGACGCCTTGCGCGGTATGGCCGCCGCCCACCCGTCCCTCTCCGTGGATGTCGAGAACCGCGTCGTCGTACGGCGGGACGCGCCCGTGGCCGGAAAGGTCGGGCTGGTGTCCGGCGGCGGATCCGGGCACGAGCCACTGCACGGCGGGTTCGTCGGGCCGGGCATGCTCTCCGCCGCGTGTCCCGGTGAGGTGTTCACCAGCCCCGTACCCGATCAGATGGTGCGCGCGGCAACCGCCGTGGACAGCGGTTCCGGTGTGCTGTTCATCGTGAAGAACTACACGGGCGACGTGCTCAATTTCGACATGGCCGCCGAGCTGGCCGAGGACGAGGGCGTCCAGGTCGGGAAAGTCCTCGTGAACGACGACGTCGCCGTGACCGACAGTCTCTTCACCGCGGGCCGGCGAGGTACGGGCGCCACCCTGTTCGTCGAGAAGATCGCGGGCGCCGCCGCCGAGGAGGGCCTGCCGCTGGAGCGGGTCGAGGCGATAGGCCGCCAGGTCAACGAGGCCTCGCGCAGCTTCGGCGTGGCGCTGACCGCCGTCAGCACGCCCGCCAAGGGCAGCCCGACGTTCGACCTGCCGGAGGGCGAGCTGGAGCTGGGCATCGGCATCCATGGCGAGCCCGGTCGTGAACGGCGCGCCATGATGACCTCCCGCGAGATCGCGGACTTCGCGGTGGGCGCGGTGCTCGACGACCTCCAGCCCCGCAGGCCGGTGATCGCCCTGGTCAACGGCATGGGCGCCACGCCCCTCCTGGAGCTGTACGGGTTCAATGCCGAGGTACAGCGGGTGCTGGGTGAGCGTGGGATATCCGTGGCCCGTACGCTCGTCGGCAACTATGTGACGTCCCTGGACATGGCGGGCTGCTCGGTCTCCCTCTGCGAGGTGGACGAGGACCTGCTGCGACTGTGGGACGCACCGGTGGAGACACCCGCCCTGCGCTGGGGCCGCTGA
- a CDS encoding RNA polymerase sigma factor translates to MDWNAGEATHIEDAVLTRAAQAGDVAALGLLLERHRAGMRAVALSILGPGPDVDDVIQDAAVAALRRVGDVRDPAAVGAWLRMIVRNACRSLVRGSVPTRPIDDLHLTSADAGPEQWLEHHTMRDWIWEALEGVSPVLRLPLVLRHFSTRVTSYEQIADACGVPVGTVRSRLHQGRTKLATALAATADVPYGDAAQRTRASGSEARETLAAAESGRFDALLRERWSPEITLLRGQQPVGGRSVLVHGMNGDLDAGVRQRLVHAVAGRSVVVWEMDLLNPADDPGHCPPSVAWLMTKDDAGRPHRLRLVHPRPVQALQSLTPM, encoded by the coding sequence ATGGACTGGAACGCCGGTGAGGCCACGCACATCGAGGACGCTGTGCTCACGCGTGCCGCACAGGCGGGTGATGTCGCCGCTCTGGGTCTGCTGCTGGAACGGCACCGGGCAGGGATGCGGGCAGTGGCGCTGAGCATTCTGGGGCCGGGGCCCGACGTCGACGACGTGATCCAGGACGCGGCGGTTGCCGCACTCCGCCGCGTCGGCGACGTCCGCGACCCGGCCGCTGTGGGCGCGTGGCTGCGGATGATCGTGCGCAATGCCTGCCGTTCCCTGGTGCGCGGCTCTGTTCCCACCCGGCCGATCGACGATCTGCACCTGACGTCCGCGGACGCCGGCCCGGAGCAGTGGCTGGAGCACCACACGATGCGGGACTGGATCTGGGAAGCCTTGGAAGGGGTGTCCCCCGTGCTGCGCCTGCCCCTGGTACTGCGTCACTTCAGCACCCGCGTGACGTCCTACGAGCAGATTGCCGACGCCTGCGGGGTCCCGGTCGGCACGGTCCGCAGCCGGCTCCACCAGGGGCGCACCAAGCTCGCGACGGCCCTCGCCGCCACTGCGGACGTCCCGTACGGCGACGCCGCGCAGCGCACCCGGGCCAGCGGCAGCGAGGCGCGCGAGACACTGGCCGCCGCCGAGAGCGGACGCTTCGACGCGTTGCTGAGGGAGCGCTGGTCGCCGGAGATCACTCTGCTCAGGGGGCAGCAACCCGTGGGTGGCAGGAGCGTCCTCGTGCACGGTATGAACGGTGATCTCGACGCCGGCGTACGGCAGCGCCTGGTCCACGCCGTGGCCGGCCGCTCCGTCGTCGTCTGGGAGATGGACCTCCTCAACCCCGCCGACGATCCCGGCCACTGCCCGCCCTCGGTGGCCTGGCTCATGACCAAGGACGACGCCGGCCGTCCGCACCGGCTGCGTCTCGTGCATCCCAGGCCGGTGCAGGCCCTCCAGTCACTCACGCCAATGTGA